AGTGCACGTCGACGTTCTTGGTCGAGGTCGACCAGCAGCCGTGCGACGAGCCGTCCAGCGGGGGGTTGTACATGTAGCGCAGCGGGGTGCCGTTGCCGTTGATGTTGATCTTCTCGCCGACGTCGTAGTCACCGGGGTCGCCGGGCGAGTTGGCGTAGAACTCGACCATGTTGCCGAAGATGTCCGAGGTCGCCTCGTTGAGGCCGCCCGACTCGCCGGAGTAGACCAGGCCCGCCAGGGCCTCGGTGACACCGTGGCTCATCTCGTGGCCGGCCACGTCGATGGAGGTCAGGGGCCGGTTGTTGCCGGCGCCGTCGCCGTAGGTCATCTGCGAGCCGTCCCAGAACGCGTTGATGTACGCGTTGCCGTAGTGCACCCGGCTCGGCACACCAGCGCCGTTGCCGAAGATGCCGTTGCGGCCGTGGACGTTCTTGAAGTAGTCGAACGTCTTCGCGGCACCGAAGTGCGCGTCGACACCGGCCGACTGGCGGTTGGACGCCAGGCCGTTGCCCCACACGTTGTCGGCGTCGGTGAAGGTGGTGCAGGTGGAGGTGCCGCCGTTGAGGTCGCAGGTGCGGCCGTTGCCGTGCGACGGGTCGACCATCGAGTAGGTGCTGCCCGACAGGGTCGTGTCGATGGTGACGGTGCCGGTGTAGACGCCCTGGCCGGTGCCGTTGACGTGCTTGACGTCGTTGAAGGAGCCGATCACGTTGCCGTTGACGGCGTCGGTGATGACGTGCAGGACAGAGGGGGTCTGTCCGTCGGCGGCCCAGCCGGAGACGACGGTCTCGTAGGCGAGCTTGCCGTAGCCCGACGTGGCGTCCACGAAGAGCTCGGGGCTGCCGGCGCCGGTGATCTTGCCGGTGAAGGCGGACTTGGCTGCCTTGACGGCGGCCGAGGGGGTGACCTTCGCGGCGGTGGAGATCGTCAGCGGTGCGGCGAGGCCGACCGACGTGCCGGCGTAGGCGCCGCCGGGCGCGGTGTGGATGCTGAAGTCGCCACCGAGGACGCGCAGACCGTTGTAGGTCCGGTCGTAACGGACGTGCCCGGCACCATTGGCGTCGGTCTTCGAACGGTTGACCACATAGGCCTCACCACTGGCGGCGGCCTGTAGATCGGCCCGGTGCTGCTGGAGCAACTGGTCGGCCGCCGCGACCACCGCGTCCGGACCGGCGGTCCCGGCGGCGGCGCTCGGCGCGGTCCCCGCCAGCAGGCCGGCCGCGAGCAGCGCGGCACCGGCGATTCCGAGGGTTCTTCTCATACGTCCTCCCCTGATCGATTCAGCGAGGTAGTCGCTGAGGTATCAGTTATATCGAGCAGTGACGATGTATGAAAGAATTTGACAGTGCCAAGCCGAATCGTGGAGTCGGCGCGCGGCGGTCAGCTCCGGGCGGGACGGAATCCGGTGATGACGACCTGGAGCTCGTCCGCCTGGTCGTTCCACAGCCCGGCCGCGGTGCTCCAGTAGATCGAGTAGGCCTGGTCCGGCGCGGTGACGAACCCCCGGTTGAGCACGTGCAGGGCGGCGCCCCCGCTGCTGGTGTAGGTGAACTCCCAGTCGGCGGCCTTGTCCCAGTAGTCGACGGCCTCCAGCCGCACCCGGGCGTAGTCGCGGTAGCCGCTGCGCCGGGCCGCCTCGTTGTTGCGCCAGTCCTTCACCGGATCCGACTTCGGGTGGCGGGTCTGGTCGATGAGCAGGAGCGTGCCGTTGCTCGGATGCCGCCAATAGGCGCGGCCGTCGGAGTCCCGGCCGAACCGCCACCCATTCGGTACGGGCACCGCGAACCCGGTCCCGTCATCGCGCATCTGCCACCCGGCGGGCAGCTGGAACCCGGACGGGGCCGGTGACGGAGACGCCGAGATCCGCGGCGTCGGCGTCGGTGACGGCGACACCTTCGGGGAGACGGGCGCCTTGCTGATCGTGGCGGGGCTGGTGGAGGGCTGGGCGACGGGGGAGGACGGCCGGTCCGGCTCCCGGGTCAGCAGCACCCCGGCCAGCACCGCCACGATCAGCAGGACCGCCGCGCCACCGAGCAGGGCCGCCCGGGGAATCCGTCGGGACGACCGTCCGGTGGCCACGAGGGCGGGCACGGCTCGCGGTGGGCTGACCGGCGGCGCGGCCTCGATGGCGGGCGGGGCGGCGATAGCGAGCGGAGCCCGGGCCAGGGGAGCAGCGACGGCGGCCCGGAGCAGCTGCTCCGCCCGCTCCGCGCTGATCCGGTCCGCCGGGTCCTTCTGCAGCAGCCCGTCCAGCGCCGGTCGCAGCACACCGGCGTGCTGGGGCGGCGGCAGGGGCTCGGTCACCAGCGCGGTGAGGGTCGCCAGCGGTGACGACCGCTCGAAGGGGGAGTGCCCCTCGACCGCCGTGTAGAGCGTCGCGCCCAGCGACCAGAGATCCGAGGACGGCCCGGTACGGCTGTCGTGCACCCGCTCGGGCGCCATGAAGGCCGGGGAACCGAACATGATGCCGGTCCGGGTGATGCTCGAATCGCCGGGCGCGGTGGCGATGCCGAAGTCGGTGAGCAGCACCCGGCCCTCGTCGGAGAGCATCACGTTGCCCGGTTTCACGTC
This portion of the Allocatelliglobosispora scoriae genome encodes:
- a CDS encoding M4 family metallopeptidase, with protein sequence MRRTLGIAGAALLAAGLLAGTAPSAAAGTAGPDAVVAAADQLLQQHRADLQAAASGEAYVVNRSKTDANGAGHVRYDRTYNGLRVLGGDFSIHTAPGGAYAGTSVGLAAPLTISTAAKVTPSAAVKAAKSAFTGKITGAGSPELFVDATSGYGKLAYETVVSGWAADGQTPSVLHVITDAVNGNVIGSFNDVKHVNGTGQGVYTGTVTIDTTLSGSTYSMVDPSHGNGRTCDLNGGTSTCTTFTDADNVWGNGLASNRQSAGVDAHFGAAKTFDYFKNVHGRNGIFGNGAGVPSRVHYGNAYINAFWDGSQMTYGDGAGNNRPLTSIDVAGHEMSHGVTEALAGLVYSGESGGLNEATSDIFGNMVEFYANSPGDPGDYDVGEKININGNGTPLRYMYNPPLDGSSHGCWSTSTKNVDVHYSSGVANHFFFDLAEGTGSTAYGTSPVCGSAPAVVGIGRAKAEKIWYRALDLYFTTNTSYVNTTTPANTARAYTLRAATDLHGTCTTEYKAVQAAWTAVNVAGSDAPCTGTGNDFSIAVSPTSGSVNPGGSVTTTVSTALTSGSAQTIALTASGLPSGATAAFSPASVTTGGSSSLAIATSASTPPGSYVVTVTGTGTSATHTTPYTLVVNGTGTCSSPGQKLGNPGFESGNTVWTASTGVIGQWAASGEPTHGGTWNAWLDGYGTTHTDTLSQTVTIPAGCSSYVLSFWLHIDTAETTTTVQYDKLTVKIGSTTLATYSNLDKAAGYVQRTFNVSAFAGQTVTLLFTGVEDPYLQTSFVIDDTSLTVS
- a CDS encoding serine/threonine-protein kinase codes for the protein MPISSETLVGDRYRLIRQLGQGGMGRVWQGLDEVLGRDVALKELVVPPGLSEEERQELRERSAREARAIARLSHPNVVRVFDVFTGEGGDPWIVMEYVRGVSLHDAIPVPPRRAAEIGLGVLAALQAAHRAGVVHRDVKPGNVMLSDEGRVLLTDFGIATAPGDSSITRTGIMFGSPAFMAPERVHDSRTGPSSDLWSLGATLYTAVEGHSPFERSSPLATLTALVTEPLPPPQHAGVLRPALDGLLQKDPADRISAERAEQLLRAAVAAPLARAPLAIAAPPAIEAAPPVSPPRAVPALVATGRSSRRIPRAALLGGAAVLLIVAVLAGVLLTREPDRPSSPVAQPSTSPATISKAPVSPKVSPSPTPTPRISASPSPAPSGFQLPAGWQMRDDGTGFAVPVPNGWRFGRDSDGRAYWRHPSNGTLLLIDQTRHPKSDPVKDWRNNEAARRSGYRDYARVRLEAVDYWDKAADWEFTYTSSGGAALHVLNRGFVTAPDQAYSIYWSTAAGLWNDQADELQVVITGFRPARS